One Actinomycetes bacterium genomic window carries:
- a CDS encoding aminodeoxychorismate/anthranilate synthase component II: MTSPTPASSLRILVVDNYDSFVFNLVQYLAQLGADCTVLRNDEVGPDEALGYDGVLLSPGPGTPERAGACIDIVRGCAGTVPVLGVCLGHQAIAAAYGAIVEQAPELLHGKTSAVLHEGAGVLAGLPSPFTATRYHSLSVRPDSLPPELEVTGRTEGGVVMALRHRDLALEGVQFHPESVLTEGGHRLLASWLVACGDPAAAARAEGLAPVVRSA; the protein is encoded by the coding sequence ATGACGTCCCCGACCCCTGCTAGCAGCCTGCGGATCCTCGTCGTCGACAACTACGACAGCTTCGTCTTCAACCTCGTGCAGTACCTCGCCCAGCTGGGTGCCGACTGCACGGTGCTGCGCAACGACGAGGTGGGGCCGGACGAGGCGCTGGGCTACGACGGTGTCCTGCTCAGCCCCGGCCCCGGCACGCCGGAACGCGCCGGCGCCTGCATCGACATCGTCCGGGGGTGCGCCGGAACGGTCCCGGTGCTCGGCGTCTGCCTGGGGCACCAGGCGATCGCGGCTGCCTACGGCGCCATCGTCGAGCAGGCTCCGGAGCTGCTGCACGGCAAGACCAGCGCGGTGCTGCACGAGGGGGCGGGCGTGCTCGCCGGGCTGCCCAGCCCCTTCACCGCGACCCGCTACCACTCGCTGTCCGTCCGACCGGACTCGCTCCCGCCCGAGCTCGAGGTCACCGGCCGCACCGAGGGCGGTGTCGTGATGGCGCTGCGCCACCGCGACCTGGCCCTCGAGGGCGTGCAGTTCCACCCCGAGTCGGTCCTGACCGAGGGCGGCCACCGGCTGCTCGCGTCCTGGCTGGTCGCGTGCGGTGACCCGGCGGCGGCGGCGCGGGCCGAGGGCCTGGCGCCGGTGGTCCGCAGCGCCTAG
- a CDS encoding DUF3566 domain-containing protein, with product MSSPNAPSEAWRSAGGQPTATMPPVRDAAPATTTSRPAGRPRARKARLVLARVDPWSVMKLSFLLAVALAVVAVVAVFVVWSVLDTMGVFDSVGGTVESITRSSDNAQGVDILDYVGLSRVLSLTLVLAVVNVVLMTALCTLAAFLYNMAASLVGGLHVTFTEDV from the coding sequence GTGAGCTCGCCCAACGCTCCGAGCGAGGCGTGGCGCAGCGCCGGCGGTCAGCCGACGGCCACCATGCCTCCGGTCCGCGACGCCGCGCCCGCCACGACCACGTCCCGCCCGGCCGGTCGGCCGCGGGCCCGGAAGGCCCGGCTGGTCCTGGCCCGGGTCGACCCGTGGTCGGTCATGAAGCTCTCCTTCCTGCTCGCCGTGGCCCTCGCGGTGGTGGCCGTCGTGGCGGTCTTCGTCGTGTGGTCGGTGCTGGACACCATGGGGGTCTTCGACTCCGTCGGCGGCACCGTCGAGAGCATCACCCGCTCCAGCGACAACGCCCAGGGCGTCGACATCCTCGACTACGTCGGCCTGAGCAGGGTGCTCTCCCTGACCCTGGTGCTGGCGGTCGTCAACGTCGTGCTGATGACCGCCCTCTGCACCCTGGCGGCCTTCCTCTACAACATGGCGGCGAGCCTGGTCGGCGGGCTGCACGTGACCTTCACCGAGGACGTCTGA
- a CDS encoding DLW-39 family protein: MSKKLLVAVIAAVGGVVAYRKIQADREAEQDLWAEVTDRP; encoded by the coding sequence ATGTCCAAGAAGCTGCTCGTGGCCGTCATCGCGGCCGTCGGAGGCGTCGTCGCCTATCGCAAGATCCAGGCCGACCGCGAGGCCGAGCAGGACCTCTGGGCCGAGGTCACGGACCGCCCCTGA
- the crgA gene encoding cell division protein CrgA, with protein MAALVDTVGALPPPSKEERGPVPKSRSRRRFAFTPPNERSDAVRIGSPRWLAPLMVTCFVVGLLWVVVYYVTQTDYPIGSIGLWNMAIGFGLIVVGFILSTRWK; from the coding sequence ATGGCCGCGCTGGTCGACACAGTCGGCGCCCTGCCGCCGCCGAGCAAGGAAGAGAGAGGTCCGGTGCCCAAGTCCCGCAGCCGCCGCCGCTTCGCGTTCACCCCGCCCAACGAGCGCTCCGACGCGGTACGCATCGGCAGCCCGCGCTGGCTCGCCCCCCTCATGGTCACCTGCTTCGTGGTCGGCCTGCTCTGGGTGGTCGTGTACTACGTCACCCAGACCGACTACCCGATCGGCAGCATCGGCCTGTGGAACATGGCGATCGGCTTCGGTCTCATCGTCGTCGGCTTCATCCTGTCGACCCGCTGGAAGTGA
- a CDS encoding acetyl-CoA C-acyltransferase, giving the protein MGPARDAVVVDAVRTPVGRRGGGLAGVHPVDLSAHVLEALAARTGLDPAVVDDVVWGCVSQTGEQAVNVARNAVLAAGWPEDVVGMTVDRQCGSSQQAVHVAAAGVVAGHYDVAVAGGVESMSRVPMLCTITQGPGLPFGPRMSARYDDGLVPQGVSAEIVAERWALSRTDVDQIAVRSHARAAEATDSGSVEPELAPVAGVAVDEGIRRGTDLETLAGLRTVFREDGVVTAGNSSQISDGAAALLVTTSEVAARHGWRPLARVHAVSRAGVDPVTMLTAPIAATARVLQRAGLGLDEIDVFEVNEAFGSVVGAWLAETGADPARVNPRGGAIALGHPLGGSGARLMTTLLHHLAATGGRWGLQTMCEGGGMADATVLERL; this is encoded by the coding sequence GTGGGACCGGCTCGGGACGCGGTGGTCGTCGACGCGGTGCGCACCCCGGTGGGACGTCGCGGCGGCGGGCTGGCCGGCGTCCACCCGGTGGACCTGTCCGCGCACGTCCTGGAGGCACTCGCCGCCCGCACCGGTCTTGACCCGGCCGTCGTCGACGACGTCGTGTGGGGCTGCGTCTCCCAGACCGGTGAACAGGCCGTCAACGTCGCCCGCAACGCGGTCCTCGCAGCGGGATGGCCCGAGGACGTGGTCGGGATGACTGTCGACCGGCAGTGCGGGTCCTCGCAGCAGGCGGTGCACGTGGCGGCCGCGGGCGTGGTGGCCGGGCACTACGACGTCGCGGTCGCCGGCGGGGTCGAGTCGATGAGCCGGGTGCCCATGCTGTGCACCATCACCCAGGGGCCCGGCCTGCCCTTCGGCCCCCGGATGAGCGCCCGCTACGACGACGGGCTGGTCCCGCAGGGCGTGAGCGCCGAGATCGTGGCCGAGCGCTGGGCGCTGTCCCGCACCGACGTCGATCAGATCGCCGTACGCAGCCACGCCCGGGCGGCCGAGGCCACCGACAGCGGCTCGGTCGAGCCGGAGCTGGCCCCGGTCGCCGGTGTGGCGGTCGACGAGGGCATCCGCCGCGGCACCGACCTCGAGACCCTGGCCGGGCTGCGCACGGTGTTCCGCGAGGACGGCGTGGTCACGGCCGGCAACTCGTCGCAGATCTCCGACGGTGCCGCCGCGCTGCTGGTGACGACAAGCGAGGTGGCGGCCCGGCACGGCTGGCGTCCGCTGGCCCGGGTGCACGCCGTGTCCCGAGCAGGCGTCGACCCGGTCACCATGCTGACGGCTCCGATCGCGGCGACGGCGCGGGTGCTGCAGCGGGCCGGGCTCGGCCTGGACGAGATCGACGTGTTCGAGGTGAACGAGGCGTTCGGGTCGGTCGTCGGGGCCTGGCTGGCGGAGACCGGGGCCGACCCGGCGCGGGTCAACCCGCGCGGAGGAGCCATCGCCCTGGGCCACCCGCTCGGCGGCTCCGGCGCCCGGCTGATGACGACGCTCCTGCACCACCTGGCTGCCACCGGCGGGCGGTGGGGGCTGCAGACGATGTGCGAGGGCGGCGGGATGGCCGACGCCACGGTCCTGGAGCGGCTCTAG
- a CDS encoding DUF5324 family protein yields MSRTLTLRKSKSRPVAVATKDWAAPKVETARDWAAPKVESGVDKVKTDVLPVVAGAVTAALAASEPVRTEAASRGSAALAALKGEVEAPKPKKHRLRKLFLLATVLGAAYAGWKAWASQQQSDDPVSPWTSDSGTTSMSTVSPVRPATDDPGGAGPDEALADAVDEATAVEDGSPAATEPVIEPVTPGNAKKVSDAASKGATKKS; encoded by the coding sequence GTGTCCCGCACCCTCACCCTGCGCAAGAGCAAGAGCCGCCCCGTCGCCGTCGCGACCAAGGACTGGGCCGCCCCCAAGGTCGAGACCGCGAGGGACTGGGCCGCCCCCAAGGTCGAGAGCGGGGTCGACAAGGTCAAGACCGACGTGCTGCCGGTGGTGGCCGGCGCGGTCACCGCGGCGCTGGCCGCGTCGGAACCGGTGCGCACCGAGGCCGCCTCCCGGGGGAGTGCCGCCCTGGCCGCCCTGAAGGGTGAGGTCGAGGCCCCGAAGCCCAAGAAGCACCGCCTCCGCAAGTTGTTCCTGCTGGCCACCGTCCTGGGTGCGGCCTATGCCGGCTGGAAGGCCTGGGCGTCCCAGCAGCAGAGCGATGACCCGGTCTCGCCGTGGACGTCGGACAGCGGCACGACGTCCATGAGCACCGTCTCGCCGGTGCGGCCGGCGACCGACGACCCGGGCGGTGCCGGCCCGGACGAGGCCCTCGCCGACGCGGTCGACGAGGCGACGGCGGTGGAGGACGGCTCGCCGGCGGCGACCGAGCCGGTGATCGAGCCGGTCACCCCGGGCAACGCCAAGAAGGTATCGGACGCCGCCAGCAAGGGCGCCACCAAGAAGAGCTGA
- a CDS encoding class E sortase, which translates to MSAVRTATRGVGELFVTAGLVLLLFVTYQLVWTNFEANRAQDGVSDQIRDDWQRPAASGRTGAVGRVTDFGEGFAFMHIPRLGRRYSVPVVEGVSLDDLAKGVGHYPKTVLPGEVGNFAVAGHRATHGEPFAYLDEVRKGDAVVVETQEDWYVYVIDRTKIVQPTDTWVIEPVPGRPDAVPTERLITLTTCNPRWASTERLIVWGHLDSRRSKAAGQPAELRADA; encoded by the coding sequence GTGAGCGCCGTCCGCACCGCGACGCGCGGCGTCGGTGAGCTGTTCGTCACCGCCGGCCTGGTGCTGCTGCTCTTCGTCACCTACCAGCTGGTGTGGACCAACTTCGAGGCCAACCGCGCGCAGGACGGGGTCAGCGACCAGATCCGCGACGACTGGCAGCGCCCCGCGGCGAGCGGCCGGACCGGTGCCGTGGGGCGGGTCACCGACTTCGGCGAGGGCTTCGCGTTCATGCACATCCCCCGGCTCGGCAGGAGGTACTCGGTGCCGGTGGTGGAGGGCGTGTCGCTCGACGACCTGGCGAAGGGCGTCGGGCACTACCCCAAGACCGTGCTCCCGGGTGAGGTGGGCAACTTCGCCGTCGCCGGCCACCGGGCCACCCACGGGGAGCCGTTCGCCTACCTGGACGAGGTGCGCAAGGGCGACGCCGTCGTGGTCGAGACCCAGGAGGACTGGTACGTCTACGTGATCGACCGCACCAAGATCGTGCAGCCCACCGACACGTGGGTCATCGAGCCGGTCCCGGGCCGGCCGGACGCCGTCCCCACCGAACGACTGATCACGCTCACCACGTGCAACCCGCGCTGGGCGTCGACCGAGCGGCTGATCGTCTGGGGGCACCTGGACAGCCGCCGGTCCAAGGCTGCGGGACAGCCCGCCGAGCTGCGGGCGGACGCCTGA
- a CDS encoding peptidylprolyl isomerase → MAEELYATLKTNHGDIEVKLFPNHAPKTVANFTELAEGKREWVDPRTGQKSSDRLYDGTVFHRVISGFMIQGGDPLGTGTGGPGYRFADEFHPELQFDRPYLLAMANAGPGTNGSQFFITVGPTPHLNRRHTIFGEVADGSSRQVVDAIAGTSTGGMDRPVEDVVIDTIEVERRDA, encoded by the coding sequence GTGGCCGAGGAGCTCTACGCCACCCTGAAGACCAACCACGGCGACATCGAGGTGAAGCTCTTCCCCAACCACGCGCCCAAGACCGTCGCCAACTTCACCGAGCTGGCCGAGGGCAAGCGCGAGTGGGTCGACCCCCGCACCGGTCAGAAGAGCAGCGACCGCCTCTACGACGGGACGGTCTTCCACCGGGTCATCTCCGGCTTCATGATCCAGGGCGGCGACCCCCTCGGGACGGGCACCGGCGGCCCCGGCTACCGCTTCGCCGACGAGTTCCACCCCGAGCTGCAGTTCGACCGGCCCTACCTGCTCGCGATGGCCAACGCGGGCCCGGGCACCAACGGCTCGCAGTTCTTCATCACGGTCGGCCCCACGCCGCACCTCAACCGGCGCCACACGATCTTCGGCGAGGTGGCCGACGGCAGCAGCCGGCAGGTGGTCGACGCGATCGCCGGCACCTCCACCGGCGGGATGGACCGGCCGGTCGAGGACGTCGTGATCGACACCATCGAGGTCGAGCGGCGCGACGCCTGA
- a CDS encoding rhomboid family intramembrane serine protease, whose translation MTAQPPEGSAPGTSSAEPATCYRHPDREAYVRCVRCERRICPDCMVPASVGFQCPECVKSGNKEVRTARTLFGGRVTDDPGWVSKVLIAVNVVAYVLQQVSDDFTRRFYDIGAVPPPPFGDPVIGVAAGEYYRLLTSAFLHGGIVHLLLNMYALYLFGPQLEAALGRLRFIVLYVVSALGGSALSYAFASPVQPSLGASGAVFGLLGAYLVINRRLGRSNTPVLMLLAINLAYGFLVPNIDWRAHLGGLVTGGLVAASIAYAPTRRRNLVQAAGIALIVLVMVGIVVWRTADLQGG comes from the coding sequence GTGACCGCGCAACCCCCGGAGGGCTCGGCGCCCGGCACGTCGTCGGCCGAGCCCGCCACCTGCTACCGCCACCCGGACCGCGAGGCCTACGTCCGCTGCGTCCGGTGCGAGCGGCGGATCTGCCCGGACTGCATGGTCCCGGCGTCGGTCGGCTTCCAGTGCCCGGAGTGCGTCAAGTCGGGCAACAAGGAGGTCCGGACCGCCCGCACCCTCTTCGGCGGCCGGGTCACCGACGACCCCGGCTGGGTGAGCAAGGTGCTCATCGCCGTCAACGTCGTCGCGTACGTCCTCCAGCAGGTCTCCGACGACTTCACCCGGCGGTTCTACGACATCGGCGCGGTGCCACCTCCCCCGTTCGGCGACCCGGTGATCGGGGTTGCGGCCGGCGAGTACTACCGGCTGCTCACCTCCGCCTTCCTGCACGGCGGCATCGTGCACTTGCTGCTGAACATGTACGCGCTCTACCTCTTCGGCCCCCAGCTCGAGGCCGCCCTCGGCCGGCTGCGGTTCATCGTGCTGTACGTCGTCTCCGCTCTCGGGGGCAGCGCGCTGTCCTACGCCTTCGCCTCCCCGGTCCAGCCGTCGCTGGGGGCGTCGGGCGCTGTCTTCGGGCTCCTCGGGGCCTACCTGGTCATCAACCGGCGGCTCGGCCGCAGCAACACGCCGGTCCTCATGCTGCTGGCGATCAACCTGGCCTACGGCTTCCTGGTCCCCAACATCGACTGGCGCGCGCACCTCGGCGGCCTGGTCACGGGCGGCCTCGTCGCCGCGTCGATCGCCTACGCGCCGACCCGGCGGCGCAACCTGGTGCAGGCCGCCGGGATCGCGCTCATCGTGCTGGTGATGGTCGGCATCGTCGTGTGGCGGACCGCGGACCTGCAAGGAGGCTAG
- a CDS encoding DUF881 domain-containing protein yields the protein MSVSVVWRVAAPVAFATAGILFATSAGVSQGADLRGGSRSDLADLIRAEQSRADDTSERVDRLRQEVRVATEQAGTTDRRVAAVARRSRALELVAGTRAVRGPGLRVTLDDAPRSGDRVLPEDTSPDDLVVHQQDLQAVVNALWAGGAEALQIMDQRVVSTSAVRCVGATLILQGRLYSPPYHVTAIGDPQRLSEALDTSPGVQLYLYYADTYGLDYGTEELDDVRLPGYDGSLDLLHAGPG from the coding sequence GTGAGCGTGTCCGTCGTGTGGCGCGTCGCTGCTCCCGTCGCGTTCGCCACCGCCGGCATCCTGTTCGCGACCAGCGCGGGCGTCTCGCAGGGTGCCGACCTGCGCGGCGGGTCGCGCAGCGACCTGGCCGACCTGATCCGGGCCGAGCAGAGCCGCGCGGACGACACCTCGGAGCGGGTGGACCGGCTGCGCCAGGAGGTCCGGGTCGCCACCGAGCAGGCGGGCACGACCGACCGCCGGGTCGCCGCCGTGGCGCGCCGCTCGCGGGCCCTCGAGCTGGTGGCCGGCACCAGGGCGGTCCGCGGGCCAGGCCTGCGGGTCACGCTGGACGACGCGCCCCGGTCCGGTGACCGGGTCCTGCCCGAGGACACCAGCCCGGACGACCTGGTGGTCCACCAGCAGGACCTCCAGGCGGTCGTCAACGCGCTGTGGGCGGGTGGCGCCGAGGCGCTGCAGATCATGGACCAGCGGGTGGTCAGCACCAGCGCGGTCCGGTGCGTGGGCGCCACGCTGATCCTCCAAGGCCGGCTCTACTCTCCGCCCTACCACGTCACGGCCATCGGCGACCCCCAGCGGCTGTCCGAGGCCCTGGACACCTCTCCGGGAGTGCAGCTGTACCTCTACTACGCCGACACGTACGGCCTCGACTACGGGACCGAGGAGCTGGACGACGTACGACTGCCGGGCTATGACGGATCGCTCGACCTCCTGCACGCAGGACCGGGGTGA